The sequence GCCACAGCAGCGGCAGCAGCGGAACGCCCACTACCGCCAACGCGGCGGCGGTCCAGCCGAGGACGGCCGTCAGCGAGGGCCCGCCGCCCCCGGACGCGGCGTCCTGCGTCAGCGCAGGTCCACCGCACTCGCCGAGCTTCTTCTGCTCCGGCGGGCAGTCCTCGCTCTGCGAGGGCGCCGCCGAAGGCTGGACGGCGCCGCTCTGCGAGGGCAGCGGGGCCGGGGCGGACGGCTGGGCCGCCGGCGCCTGGGGCCGGGTGTAGCCCGGCACCGAGATGCCCGCGCGGGGCGTCGGCTCGAACCGGGTCCAGCCCACGCCCTCGAAGTACAGCTCCGGCCAGGCGTGCGCATCGCGCATCGACACGTTCACCGTGCCGTCCGACTGCTTCTCGCCGGGGGTGAAGCCCACCGCCACCCGCGCCGGGATGCCCAGCGAACGGGACATCGCCGCCATGGAGAACGCGAAGTGGACGCAGAAGCCCTCCTTGTCGGCGAGGAACCGGGCGACCGCGTCCGGACCGGTGCCCGAGTCCGTCTTCGTGTCGTAGCGGAATCCGCCATTCACGGCGAAGAAGTCCTGGAGCTTCACGGCCCGCGTGTAGTCGTCCTTCGCGCCCTGCGTCACCTTGCGGGCCGTGTCGGCGACCACCGACGGCAGGTTGTCCGGCAGCTTCGTGTACTCCGCCCGTACGGCGGCGTTGGGCTCCGGAGCGTTCTGCAGCTGCACGGCCGTCGGCTGGAGCAGCAGGCTCCGCACCCGGTACTGCGCGCCCTGGACGTTCTGGAAGCGGTCCTTGCCGAGCTGGTCCCCGACCAGGGTCCGGCCGGCCGGTTCGAAGCGCCACTTCCCGCCGATGTCCACGGCCGTCGCCGGGTACGGCATGGGCAGGTAGCGCTGGGTGTAGCCGTCCGCCGCCGACACGTTGGTCGACACCTCGGTCGCGGTCCCGCGGATCTGGTCGCCGAGGCCGGGCGGGGTGGGCAGCCGCGCCGGCACGTCGGCGAGCGCCCGCCCGGAGGCCTCCCACTTGACCCCGTTGAACTCGTCCAGCGCCAGGATCCGCAGGTACTGCTCGCTCTGCTGCGGGCTGTCCGTCCGGTACTTGAGCACCACCCGGTTGTCCTGCGCGTTCAGGTTGCTCTGCAGGGAGACCAGCGGGTTGACCGCGGAGATCGTCCCGCCCACCCCGCTGCCGCCCTCGCCGTCGCCCTGCCCGCCCAGCATGCCGCCGCCGAGCGCGGGCAGCGCAGCCGGCACCACCAGTGCCAGGCCCAGCGCCACCACGCCGATCCGCCGCCCGGTCCGCACCGGGGCCGTCGCGTGCGCGCCGGTGGCGCTGAGGCCCGAGGAGGACGGGCCGCGCTCCCGCGGGCCCGCGCCGAAGACCCGGCCCCACTGGGCCAGCCGGTCCCGGCCCTCGGCCAGCAGCATCATCAGGTAACCGCAGCCCGCCAGCAGGAAGGAGACCCAGGAGGCCTCCCCGCCGCCCGACAGTCCCGCGGCAACCGAGTACAGCGCGAGCAGCGGCAGACCGGCCGCGGCGGCCGTCCGCACGGTCACCGCCAGCGTGTCCACCAGCAGCCCAATCAGCAGCACCCCGGACACCAGCAGCAGCCGGATGCCGTCCGTCAGCGGGGCCGGGATCGCGTACTCGCCCACGTCCCGGACGCCCTGCTGGAACAGCGCACCGACGTCCGTCACCAGGTACGCCACCGGGCCGGCCCCCGGGGAACCGGCCTTCCCGCCGAACACGAACGCGAGCAGCAGCAGCGACACCAGCAGCTGGGCCGCCACGGTCAGCGACCGCGCCAGCGGCACCCGCCGGGCCCCGGCCCCCACCGCGCTCTGCACGCCCAGCAGCAGCGCCGCCTGGAGCAGCCAGCCGGCCGACTCCACGAGCGGGACCAGCGACCAGGCGGTCAGCAGCGTCGCCAGCAACGCGAACAGCGTCAGTCTCGCCCGCCCGCTCATCGCAGTCCTCCGGAAGTACCCGTGCCGAGCGGAGCGGACCCGGCTTGTCTCCACAGCTCGCCGAAAACCACCCCGGGCGGAGCGGCCAGCGCCGTCCAGCCCGCGTCGCGCAGCCTGCGCAGCCGCTCGTCGAGCGGGGGCAGGGCCTGCGCCCGCGCGGACGGCCCGGCCCAGGCCGCGGAATCCAGTACGAAGGCCACCGCACCCGCGGAACGCTGGCGCAGCTTGGCCGCCAGCTCGGTCTGTACGTCGTCCAGATCGCCGAAGAAGGCGATGAGGAGCCCGTCACCCCCGGCTCCGCCGAAGCCGCCGCCGCCGCGCAGCGCGTCGTAGGCCCGCGAGAGCCCGGCGCCGTCGGAGTGGCCGACGACCGCGAGGGTGTCCATCATCAGCCCGGCGGCGGCAGCGGAGTCCTGCCCGCCGGACGAGCTGTAGCCGTCGATGCCGCCGGCGCCGCCGGGCACCGAGTCCCCGGTGTCCGTCAGCAGCCGCACCGCGAAGCCCTGTTCGAGGAGGTGCACCAGCGTGGAGGCGGCCCCCGACACGGCCCACTCGAAGGCGGAGTCCGGGCCCGCGCCCTCGAAGGCGAGGCGGCGGGTGTCCAGCAGCACGGTCGCCCGGCTGCGCTGCGGCTGCTCCTCGCGGCGCACCATCAGCTCGCCGTAGCGGGCGGTGGAGCGCCAGTGCACCCGGCGCAGGTCGTCGCCGCGCCGGTAGCCGCGGGGGATCACGTCGTCGTCGCCGGCCAGGGCCAGCGAGCGGCGGCTGCCGTCGCCGTAGCCGGAGGACTCGCCCGTCAGCCGGACCGGCGGCAGCGGCTCGGTGCGCGGGATGACGGTGAGGGTGTCGTAGGCGCTGAACGAGCGCGTCAGCTCGACCAGCCCGAAGGGGTCGGTCAGCCGCAGCTGGAGCGGGCCCAGCGGAAAGCGGCCGCGCAGGTCGGAGCGGACCCGGTAGGACACCTCGCGGCGCCCGCCGGGCTCGACGCGGTCCAGCACGAAGCGGGGCCGCGGCCCGAGGACGTAGGGCACCCGGTCCTGGAGCATCAGCAGACCGGTGGGTAGCCGGGAGACGTTGTCCATCCGCAGCTGCACCCGGGCCTCGGCGCCCGCGGGCACCCGCCCCGGGGTGAGCCGGCGGCTGCCGGAGACCCGGTACCGGGTGCGGTGCAGGGCGTAGACGCAGATCAGCGGCAGCAGGGCGAGCAGCAGCCCGACCCGGAGCAGTTCGCCCTGCCCCAGGACGTACGCGCAGCCGGCGGCGGCGATCCCGGCGGCCAGGAACGAGCGGCCGCGGGTGGTCAGTCCGGACAGCGAGGCGCGCAGCCCGCCGGCGTCCTGGCCGCGGTCGGCCCCGCCGCCGTCAGGCCGGCCACCGGCGCCGCTCGGGGCACCGGCGCTCATCAGAAGCCCCGGATGCCCGCGCCGGGCGGCATCTCGCCGCGGACGTGCGCGGCGGGGACGGGGGTGCGCTGGAGGATGTCGTGGACGACCTGTTCGGCGCTGCGCCGGTTCAGCTGGGCCTGCGCGGTGGGCAGCAGCCGGTGCGCGAGGACGGGTCCGGCCAGCGCCTGGACGTCGTCGGGCAGCACGTACTCGCGGCCGGACAGCGCGGCGGAGGCCTTCACGGCGCGCAGCAGGTGCAGGGTGGCGCGGGGCGAGGCGCCCAGGCGCAGGTCCGGGTGGCTGCGGGTGGCGGAGACCAGGTCGACGACGTAGCGCCGGACCGGCTCGGCCACGTACACCTCGCGCACGGCCTCGATGAGCTTGACGATGTCGTGGGCGTGCGCGACGGCCGTCAGGTCGTCGAGCGGGGACAGCCCGCCGTGCACGTCGAGCATCTGGAGCTCGGCCTCGGGGCTGGGGTAGCCGACGGAGACGCGGGCCATGAAGCGGTCGCGCTGGGCCTCGGGCAGCGGGTAGGTGCCCTCCATCTCCACCGGGTTCTGGGTGGCGACGACCATGAACGGGCTGGGCAGCGCGTAGGTGGTGCCGTCGATGGTGACCTGGCGCTCCTCCATCGACTCCAGCAGCGCGGACTGGGTCTTGGGGGAGGCACGGTTGATCTCGTCGCCGATGACGATCTGCGCAAAGATCGCGCCCGGCTTGAACTCGAACTCGCGGCGCTGCTGGTCGTAGATGCTGACGCCGGTGATGTCCGAGGGCAGCAGGTCCGGGGTGAACTGGATGCGCTGCACCGAGCAGTCGATGGACTTCGCGAGGGTCTTGGCGAGCATGGTCTTGCCGACGCCCGGGACGTCCTCGATCAGCAGGTGCCCCTCGGCGAGCAGCACGGTCAGCGCGAGGCGCACGACCTCGGGCTTGCCCTCGATCACGCTCTCGACCGAGTGGCGCACCCGCTCCGCCGTGCTGGTCAGATCCGCGAGGCTCGCTCGGTCGTCGTACGTGGTCACCTGGTTCTCCTCGGCCCTAGCTTCAGGGCCGACGCCCTTGGCGCATGACCGGCCCACCCCGAAAACACGGACACCGGCCCCAGGGGGTTCCCAGGGGGTGTCACCCCGCATTGTTGACGGCTTTACGGCCTTGTGTCACTCAGGAGCTGGGATCGATCTCCCGCAGGAGTCCGGTGTGCACGTCGAAGACGAAGCCTCGCACATCGTCCTTGTGCGGCAGGAAGGGGTTCGTACGAACCCGCTGCATGGACTGGCGGACGTCCTGGTCCACGTCCCGGAAGGCCTCGACGGCCCAGGCGGGGCGCTGGCCGACCTCGTCCTCCAGCTCGTGCCGGAAGTCCTCGGTCAGGGTTTCGAGACCGCAGCCGGTGTGGTGGATGAGTATGACCGCGCGGGTGCCCAGGGCACGCTGGCTGATGGTGAGCGAGCGGATGGTGTCGTCGGTGACCACGCCGCCCGCGTTGCGGATGGTGTGGCAGTCGCCGAGTTCGAGGCCGAGGGCGGCGTGCAGGTCGAGGCGGGCGTCCATGCACGCCACCACGGCCACGTGCAGCACCGGGCGGGCGTCCATGCCCGGATCGGTGAATTCCGAGGCATAGGCGCGGTTCGCCTCGACCAGGCGGTCGGTGACGGAGCCGCCGCCGGGTGCCCCGGGCGTGGACGCGGCAGGCAGGGATGCGGAAGTCGTCATGGGTACGACGGTAGTGGTCACAGCTGGTAAAGGCCTCGCGTGAGGATGGACAAAGAGCGTCAACAAGTCATGTTGTGAGCTAACCCACAGGGGTGGGCGGGGGCGGCCTTCCGGGTGATTCGCGGCATCTGCCGGTTCCGGGCGAGAGCCGGCGGCGGCGCGCGGGGCGGTTCGTTGACCGCGGCGACCGTTGCACTAAAGTGACGCGAACCGGCCGGAGCCCGGCCCTGACCGGCCGCCCGGCCCCCGATGAACACTCCGCGTGCGCGGCGCGTACGTACGGCCCGGCCATCTTCCGCTCACCGGCCGGCCGGCGCCACCTTCCCGGCGCCGGCGGACCGGTCCCCCTTCCGGGGCACCTCCCCGCGACAACCGGGGCAGGGCGGGGACCGGGCGGTGCGTACGCCTGCCGCGCCGTTATCTGAGAGGGCGCTTTGACTAGCGAGTCCCGACACGTCCCGGTGATGCTCCAGCGGTGCCTGGACCTGTTGGCCCCGGCGCTGGAGAGGCCCGGGGCCGTCGTCGTCGACTGCACCCTCGGCCTCGGCGGCCACAGCGAGGCCCTGCTGACCCGGTTCCCCGAGGCGCGCCTGATCGGCCTCGACCGCGACAAGGAGGCCCTGCGGCTCTCCGGTGAGCGGCTTGCGCCCTTCGGCGACCGGGCCACCCTGGTCCACGCGATCTACGCCGACCTGGCCGAGGTGCTCGACGGGCTGGGCATCCCGGCCGTCCAGGGCATCCTCTTCGACCTCGGGGTCTCCTCCATGCAGCTGGACGAGGCCGACCGCGGCTTCGCCTACGCGCAGGACGCGCCGCTGGACATGCGGATGGACCAGACGACGGGCATCAGCGCCGCCGAGGTGCTCAACACCTAC comes from Streptomyces sp. NBC_01408 and encodes:
- a CDS encoding carbonic anhydrase: MTTSASLPAASTPGAPGGGSVTDRLVEANRAYASEFTDPGMDARPVLHVAVVACMDARLDLHAALGLELGDCHTIRNAGGVVTDDTIRSLTISQRALGTRAVILIHHTGCGLETLTEDFRHELEDEVGQRPAWAVEAFRDVDQDVRQSMQRVRTNPFLPHKDDVRGFVFDVHTGLLREIDPSS
- a CDS encoding DUF58 domain-containing protein, which translates into the protein MSAGAPSGAGGRPDGGGADRGQDAGGLRASLSGLTTRGRSFLAAGIAAAGCAYVLGQGELLRVGLLLALLPLICVYALHRTRYRVSGSRRLTPGRVPAGAEARVQLRMDNVSRLPTGLLMLQDRVPYVLGPRPRFVLDRVEPGGRREVSYRVRSDLRGRFPLGPLQLRLTDPFGLVELTRSFSAYDTLTVIPRTEPLPPVRLTGESSGYGDGSRRSLALAGDDDVIPRGYRRGDDLRRVHWRSTARYGELMVRREEQPQRSRATVLLDTRRLAFEGAGPDSAFEWAVSGAASTLVHLLEQGFAVRLLTDTGDSVPGGAGGIDGYSSSGGQDSAAAAGLMMDTLAVVGHSDGAGLSRAYDALRGGGGFGGAGGDGLLIAFFGDLDDVQTELAAKLRQRSAGAVAFVLDSAAWAGPSARAQALPPLDERLRRLRDAGWTALAAPPGVVFGELWRQAGSAPLGTGTSGGLR
- a CDS encoding MoxR family ATPase, with translation MTTYDDRASLADLTSTAERVRHSVESVIEGKPEVVRLALTVLLAEGHLLIEDVPGVGKTMLAKTLAKSIDCSVQRIQFTPDLLPSDITGVSIYDQQRREFEFKPGAIFAQIVIGDEINRASPKTQSALLESMEERQVTIDGTTYALPSPFMVVATQNPVEMEGTYPLPEAQRDRFMARVSVGYPSPEAELQMLDVHGGLSPLDDLTAVAHAHDIVKLIEAVREVYVAEPVRRYVVDLVSATRSHPDLRLGASPRATLHLLRAVKASAALSGREYVLPDDVQALAGPVLAHRLLPTAQAQLNRRSAEQVVHDILQRTPVPAAHVRGEMPPGAGIRGF
- a CDS encoding DUF3488 and transglutaminase-like domain-containing protein, translated to MSGRARLTLFALLATLLTAWSLVPLVESAGWLLQAALLLGVQSAVGAGARRVPLARSLTVAAQLLVSLLLLAFVFGGKAGSPGAGPVAYLVTDVGALFQQGVRDVGEYAIPAPLTDGIRLLLVSGVLLIGLLVDTLAVTVRTAAAAGLPLLALYSVAAGLSGGGEASWVSFLLAGCGYLMMLLAEGRDRLAQWGRVFGAGPRERGPSSSGLSATGAHATAPVRTGRRIGVVALGLALVVPAALPALGGGMLGGQGDGEGGSGVGGTISAVNPLVSLQSNLNAQDNRVVLKYRTDSPQQSEQYLRILALDEFNGVKWEASGRALADVPARLPTPPGLGDQIRGTATEVSTNVSAADGYTQRYLPMPYPATAVDIGGKWRFEPAGRTLVGDQLGKDRFQNVQGAQYRVRSLLLQPTAVQLQNAPEPNAAVRAEYTKLPDNLPSVVADTARKVTQGAKDDYTRAVKLQDFFAVNGGFRYDTKTDSGTGPDAVARFLADKEGFCVHFAFSMAAMSRSLGIPARVAVGFTPGEKQSDGTVNVSMRDAHAWPELYFEGVGWTRFEPTPRAGISVPGYTRPQAPAAQPSAPAPLPSQSGAVQPSAAPSQSEDCPPEQKKLGECGGPALTQDAASGGGGPSLTAVLGWTAAALAVVGVPLLPLLWRTRVRKRRLAAGEVTPAWLELGDAAWDVGIAPDEALSPRRAATRVVELGRLEADAAAAVHRITAALERTLYAPAGTEVSYPELAEDVLAARAGLLAAVSRGRRLRALLLPRSAVRVSWAVSARWSGVASVVSARLAAVRLRLRLPLRGRG